TATGAACAGCAGATGGATCAGGCGGTAAAACGCATGAATGCACTTTTAGAGCCCCTGCTTATTCTTATTATCGGGGGACTTGTAGGATATGTTGTTATTGCCCTTATCACGGGTGTGTTGTCATTGTATTAAAAGGAGATTGTATGAAGATTTGGAAAAAAATTTTGCGTGGTGCTGTGGTGCTGTTGTGTTTTTTTTGCAGTGCCTATATTGGATGGGTTCTTTTAGGACCAGAAAATATTCCTCAATGTCGTCATGAAAGGCAGGCCTTTCGTGCCACTCCTTCCCTCAAGTCGGATACGGCAGCTGTGGTGAATGGAAAGGTGATTGATTCCCGTTGTGTGAAACGTCGTGTTGATTTACTGGAGGGTGATTCTATTGCCATACTTCAAGAGAGTCTCCGTGAATTGGTTACTCTGGAGCTTCTCTATCAACATGCACAAAAAAATGGAGTTGAGATATCCCCGCGGGCGGGGAATATTCGTGCAAATATTGTGGCAAGTTCCTTTCCCAGTCGGGAGGAGTATCTCGATTTTTTTAAAGCAGCGCGACTACACGGAGGAAGAGTATGCCCAAGAGTGGTATCAAAAGGTAACCATAGATATTTTTGTGGAGGAACAGGTAGAACGTCATCTTTTGGAAAAGGCTGCAGAAAACCTTGATGACACACTCTTTGAAGCGTATGTGGAAAATATTGATTCTGTCGTACGAAATTATATGGATATTCGTATTGATTCTCTTTTTTCTGTTGCTGATATACAGGTGTTTTAAAATGAGGACCGCCGACGGATTTACCCTTATTGAGTTACTTGTTTCCATTATGATACTGGGGTTTCTCACGGCCTTGCTTATTCCTGCAGGGGGTGTTATCAGTGAACGCCGATTGTACCAAAAGACCGAAGAAAAACTTGCGGCCATCGGTGAAGCTATTTTGGGTCCTCACCGCCGGTTTGATGATTCCGGGATGCCTCATTTTCAGGGCTTTGTTAACGATATGGGAGGGTTGCCGCGGCTCTATTATGCTACAACAGATGCCACGGGGAAGCTTGTTTTTATCGATTCGGTAACCTCCAATAATGCCTCCTGTCCGGATATTGGTTTTACGGGAGCAGCGGGTGCACAGCCCCTTGAGCTGTGGGAAAACCGTGATAGTCTTTCTTATTGGAAGGGTCCCTATTTCTTACGTCCTCAAAACACCCCCCGGAAACATGACTGGGATTACACCCTCGGCGGTGGTGAACGTCGCCGGTTTCTTTTGGAAGAAAACAGAAATCATCTTACCGATGCATGGGGTCGTTCACTGGTTGTTTATGCAGATAGTCTGCTTGATTCCGGTCGTCCGGCAAATCTTATCTTTCTCAGTGCGGGGCCGAGCGGAATGTATGACCTGGATGATACTACAGCTCGGGCGAATGCAGATAATATATCCATGAAAATATCTCAACAGGAATGGGAATCTGTGTTTAAAAAGCGCTGGGAGCAGCAATCTAAAGAACTTCATAGAGCCGTGTGTGGTCCCGGAGGGTTTCTTACCCATGTACGGGATATTGCCCCCCTCACCGGTTCCTATGTACGACATGCTGGCACGGTATATCGATGTACGGTTGGACATGATTC
The Chitinivibrio alkaliphilus ACht1 DNA segment above includes these coding regions:
- a CDS encoding type II secretion system protein — its product is MRTADGFTLIELLVSIMILGFLTALLIPAGGVISERRLYQKTEEKLAAIGEAILGPHRRFDDSGMPHFQGFVNDMGGLPRLYYATTDATGKLVFIDSVTSNNASCPDIGFTGAAGAQPLELWENRDSLSYWKGPYFLRPQNTPRKHDWDYTLGGGERRRFLLEENRNHLTDAWGRSLVVYADSLLDSGRPANLIFLSAGPSGMYDLDDTTARANADNISMKISQQEWESVFKKRWEQQSKELHRAVCGPGGFLTHVRDIAPLTGSYVRHAGTVYRCTVGHDSSSSFEPNKWEAIASLSGAGWVEDFTPHERYYAVPDSLFMLTTNTDAFNNEYIPSFSGDSCGVIMDEDTVYYPIHGGWRGPYLRAGYSLRDPWQKIIRAERDFSGNIVFRGGGTPFTVYFNEVTGVLGLKKESSVSACFMKSGKKKVDTLSTQAEPFIHGTYLLKTDGGVQYIGLQAGDIIDTLTLEDE